GCGGAGACCGTGCGGACGGTCGTGGAAACCTTAAGGGCAATTGGCAACGACCTTTCAGCGAACCGGTGTGTTCTGGATGGTGAGATCGCGGTAGAAGAGCTGACGGATCTTGATCACGGGGACCTGTGCGATGGTTGGGAGAGTAATACATGGTTACAAGCATTAAAATTGGAAGGGGTATATTTCTCCTACCCTGTCGATATTGATTTTTCGATGCTCTCCGCGTTTCCAGTGGCCTACGAGCATCCCAGGTCTGGAGGTCATGGGCCTCGGGGAGATGCTATGGCCATTAAAGAAAAGAAAGCCGTAACGCTAAAAACCGGCGGCGATCCAAGTCTCTTTGATGTTAGCTATGATGATGCTTTCAAATGGTACCCATACCTGTTTGTGAGTTCGAGTAAGCCCGAGACGCATCTCTCGGCCATCAACCGGATCGAGGCTTCCGAGTTGGCAGATGGGGCTCCTGCAGAGTTGAGAGCGCTTATCGAACATGTCAAGAAGGCGTTGGCGCTCAGAGGCGATGAAGAATGATGCTTATGAGTCCTGAAGCCTGGCGACCGCATGGCATTGATGATCTGGAACCGCGCGCGTGGGAAGCATTGCGGGAAACGAGTCAGAGCGTTTGCGTTACTGCAGGAGCGGGATCAGGTAAAACTGAGTTCCTTGCACAAAAAGCGACTTATCTTCTTCAGACAGGTCTTTGCCGCGATCCCAAACGGATACTCGCGATCAGTTTCAAGCGGGATGCTGCTTACAATCTGGCGGATCGGGTGGCCAGACGGTGCCCACCGGAACAGGCGCGGCGGTTAGATTCATTTACCTTCGATGCTTTTACAAAGGGGCTATTGGATAGATTCCGGCTAGCGATTCCTGAGTTTTTGCGTCCGCCGCTAGACTATCAAATAGTATTTCACCAACGTAGAGATTATGAACAGTTTCTTGAAAGGCATGGCTTCTACGGCTTGCAAGCGGGAGAGCTAGAATCTGCCTTGGCGACGACTCGTCTCCCACTAAATGAAAATGAAGGCACCGGGGGAGTGTACGCGGCAGTCACCGCCTATTGGCGGGAGCAGTACAGGAATCCCGCAGGGGTTGGACTTACGTTCGCGATGATAAATCGTCTCGTAGAGTTGGTTCTCCGGATACATCCTGGTATTCGCGGCGCGTTTCAGATGACTTATCCATTCATTTTTCTTGACGAATTCCAAGACACAACCTCGGCTCAGTTTCAGCTTCTCACGACAGCGCTGGATGGGAGCGACTCAGTGTTGACGGCGGTTGGTGATGACAAGCAACGGATAATGGGGTGGGCGGGAGCAATGCCGGATGGTTTTTCTCAGTTTGAGACTACTTTCTCTGCCGGTCGAGTGCAGCTATTGTCAAACTGGCGTTCGCACGAAGATCTTGTCCGCATTCAGCATGTGATCGCGTGTCGCATTGACCCAGAGAGTGAATGCCCTGAAGCCAGGGCCGAGCGTGAGGTTCATGGAGATGTCGCCGCCATTTGGGAGTTTGGAGATCCCGAGGCGGAGAGAAGCCGTCTGGCTGATTGGATCGCGGAGGAAGTGGAATCTGGAAACGTTGAGCCGCATGACATAGCGATTCTGGTTCGAAGCCATGCCGATCGGGCTGAAGAGGATTTAGCGCCGGCCCTTGCACGCCGGGGTATCAGGTTAAGAAATACGGCCAGGTTTGTCGGTGACATAGATATCCAAAGTCTTCTAGGGGAGGAACTCACCGCGATATTGATGCCCCTTCTTCGCCTAGGAGCGAAGATGAGGAGTCCGGAGGATTGGGACCGAGCTCAACAAACGATACAGTTTCTCGAAAGCCTTGACCCGGATGACGGACCTGATCAGGAACAGCTACAGACAAGACTCGGTGATTTTGTGCGCGCTTTGCGTCGCTCTATGAGAGAGGTGGATCTCAATCCAGATTCAGCAAGTGAGATGGTAAGGCGAGTTCTTGATTTTGTGGGAGTGTCGTTGGTCCGGCAGAACATTCCGGCATATAGACGCCAGCACGACTTCGAACGGGTCTGGAACGGGTTTGTTGCGCTTCTCCGGGAATGCGCACAGGGGGCTAGTTCGTGGGATGAAGTGCTGAATGAGTTCGAGGGAGTTGGTCAAGTTGTTCTTATGACGATTCACAAAAGTAAAGGGCTTGAGTTTCATACGATGATCTTTTACGGGCTTGATAACCAAACATGGTGGAGTCTTACGCCAAATCAACGGGAAGAATTGAATTCCTTCTTCGTCGCATTCACCCGCGCCAAGCAACGCGCATTTTTTACGTTCTGCAGTGAGCGTGGGCAACCCATAGCTTGGATTGAGAACTTGCTAGCGCCGGCTGGTCTGCGTCGAATACAGAGAGGGACAGATTGAGCTGGCCCAGGTTTCGTGGACACCAGGTTAAGACTCACCGAGCCGTCGTTCGAACTCCAGCGGGCTCAGATAGCCGAGGCTCTGATGCAACCGCTGGCGATTATAGAATCCTTCAATAAACGCGAAAATCTCTCGTCCGGCCTCGCCGTGAGTCTGATACGTCTGGTGATGAATCAGTTCATTCTTCAGCGTACTGAAGAAGCTTTCGGCCACGGCGTTGTCATAGCAGTTCCCTTTCCGGCTCATGCTTGGCGTAAGGCCGAGGTCCCTCAGGCGTTGTTGATACAGCCGCGCACTGTACTGCGCCCCCTGATCGGAATGATGAATGAGTCCCGGCTGAATCTGCCGTTGACGGACGGCCATCGCCAGGGCGTCGAGCGTGAGTTGTTGGTCCGGCTTGTTTCGCATGGCCCAACCAATCACCCGCCGTGAATACAAGTCCAACAAGACGGCCACATACAGCCACCCCGCCCGGGTCGCGACCATCGTGAAGTCCCCGACCCAGACGCGATTCAGCCCCGTCGTTTCGAAGCGCTGCTGTAAGACGTTGGGCGCCGGCGGCGGGAGTTGATGATGCTCGACACTGACGCGGAATCGGCGGACCCGTTTGGCCGCCAGGCCGCCGAGGATTCGGAGGCGTGCGACCCGATGGCGGCCACAGCGGAGTCCTCGACCGCTCGCTTCCCGCCAGAGTTTGATGGCCCCATACTCCTCCCGCATCTCCTGATGAATCTGGCGGAGTAGCGGCAGCAGCCGCTGATCGTCGGCGGTGCGGGCACTCACCGGCCGATCCCGCCAGGCATAGTAACCACTGCGGCTGACGCCCAGGACTGTGCAAAGCCGTGACCCGATGAAGGCGTTCTTGAGTCCGGATGAACACGTACTTCACGCGGACTCCCTCGCGAAGTACTGCGACGCTTTTTTTAAAATGTCTCGCTCCTCGGTGACCCGCGCCAACTCACGCTTGAGACGCGCCAGTTCAGCAGCGGGTTCAGCTTGCCGCCCTGACCCCGGGAAGGCGCCGCCGTGGACGGCGACCGCTTTCTGCCATTTGTAGAGGCGATTCCGCGGAATGCCGAGCTCACGAGCAATCTCGGCAGCAGGCCGTTGCCCGGCATTCAGGAGTTCTACCGCGTGTCGCTTAAACTCGGGAGTGAACCGTCGTCGTTGGCCCATGTCGCACCTCCGTCGGGGCTATCGTGCCCCCATTTGAGGTGTCCGTCAAACCCGGGCTAGTTCAGATCCCAATAGTGATGCGTGACTGAATTGGTGAGGTATTACTGTTCGAAGGCGAATGAACCCTTGGATTTGTTCAATTTTTGCTTTAGATAAAAGCCAAAATAGAATAACATTATAAAACAAGGCTTTACATTACTTTCAGTATATGCTATTTTTGCTTTTGTGAGTAAAAAGCAGAAAGCCAAAATTGAGAATGAGCCCTGGAACAAGGATAAAGCCGTTGGTCAGATGGCACCATTCGCGCCAGAACAATGTGCCCTGATCCGCACCCTGCTCGCCGCAGAAAAGAAAATTCGGGATCTGGCGTTGTTCAACACGGCGATCGATACCATGCTCCGCGCCTCCGACCTGCTTCCCTTACGAGTCATCGATGTCACGGATCACAACGGCGATGTCGTCCATGAATTTACGATCCGCCAGAAAAAGACCGGTGCCGGCCACGTCGTGGCGCTGTCGCCGGAGACTCGGAATTCGATTGCCGACTGGCTGCTGGCATCGGACAAAAACAAAGACCCGGAAGCGTTCCTGTGGACCAGTATCGGCAATCGCAAAACCGGCCGTCATCTGACCCGCGAACAATATGCCAACCTGGTCAAGAAATGGTCGTCTCTTGCCCGCGTAGATCCCCGGCGGCACAGCACACACTCGATGCGCCGGACGAAATCGGCGGCAATCTATGACAAGACGCAAAACCTTGCGGCCTGCCAGCACCTGCTGGGCCACAAGAGCATCGGCAGCACGGCGCACTATCTGGGAGTTGATCAGCGCAAGGCGCTCGATCTGGCAAAGAGGATTAAAATCTGAAAGGAGGATGGACTGGTACAGGGGGCGTTCGCCCGACATGGTACGCATGGACCGCATGGGCCCACAACTCAATACGTTCAACCATTTCACAGTCGAGCGGTCTGAGGATGTCTTGACAAGACTGCCCTCTCGTACGCTGTTGGGTTGCCAACGTCTGCGCACATCGTCGCGTACACGTGTGGCAGCATCGGCGAACGACTCCAAGGGCAATCATCGCGACGGTTGTTCCTGTGACGAGCCGAGATGCGTTGTGTGACTCGGGCCTGAGCGTGAGAGGGACCAGCAGGGAGGCGTACGCATTCAAGGCTCACGCATTGACATCTGCGCGGAATTCGAGTACTCTTTCAATGTGTACACACTAAGGAGAAGAGCCATGCCCCGGGTTGCGATCGACGATAACAAGCGGATGAATCTCCGGGTGCGGCCGGAACAGAAGGCCACGCTCGTGCGGGCGGCGGCGTTGAGCAACACGGACCTGACGAATTTCGTGCTCCAACCGGCCTTGCGCGAAGCCAAGCGGGTGATCGAAGAGGCCGAGCGCCTCATGCTGTCGGAGCGGGACAGCCTCACAGTGCTGAAGCTGCTCGAAACGCCGCCGCCGCCGAACGCCCGGCTCAGGAAGGCGCTCGCCTCGTTAGCGACAGAGCCATGAGCGTCCCGGCTTGGCACGAGGAGCCGATCGCGAAACACCACGACCGCAAGGCCTTTGACTGCGGCGATGCGGCGATGAACGAGTTCCTGCATCGATACGCCCGCCAAAGTCACGACGCAGGCGGCGCGAAAACCTTCCTCGCGATCGACAATGCCGACAACACGACGGTCCTTGGCTTCTACAGCCTCGCGCCCGGCGCGCTCGCGTATGCGGACACGCCGGAGATGGTGCGGCGTGGCCTCGCACGTCACGATGTGCCGGGCTTTCGGCTCGCGCGTCTCGCGACACACGTGCGGCTGCAAGGGAAGGGCTTGGGTGGCCAGCTCCTTGCGGCAGCCGGCCGTCGCTGCCTGCGCGCCGCGGCCAGCGTTGGCGGCGTGATCCTTATCATCGATGCGAAGAACGAACGCGCCGCCGACTGGTACACCGCGTACGGTGCCGTGCCCTTAGCCACGACGCCGCGCACGCTCGTCATGTCCCTGGCGACGTTTGCACCAGCATTGAAGGCCAAGGGCCGGGGATAACGCCTGTCCGCACGATGACGGGATGAGGGGCTCATGCGCTTGGCGTCGTACGGCATACACGATCCCGTGTTCTGAATGGGCATGCAGGCTTTTCCGCCGCTTGATCTGAAGCCATAGAATTCAACGGGAACGAATTGGATCTGTGGCCAGACCTTCGGGGATGAGCAAGGGCCGCACCATGACAAAACCGATGCGATCATGTTCGGAGAAACGAACATTCCGGTGTCGGAGTGAGTGTGAGGTGACCCGGTCGGTTCAGGCGATCGGTCTCCTACTCTCCTGCCCTATGTGGTATTCGTCAGTTCTTGCAATGTTTCCATTACATCGACCAACGGAGCAACAGTCAGATGTTCAGACAGAGAAAACGTGTCCTTGCCGGGATACACGACGAATCGGTGCGTCGCGTGGATATCCTCACATCCTATATAAAATCCCTTCGCGGGTTTGGGCGCAAGTGAGCGTTTGATTTCGATGGCGATCCGGCGACGTGTGCCTTGCTCAATCACCAGATCAATTTCAGCGCCCGCTGCTGTGCGGTAAAACCACGGAAGCGCATCATCAGGCAGCACGCTCAGAAGATTCTCAAGCGCAAAGCCTTCCCAGCTTGCTCCCGCGATGGAATGACCGAGGATATCTTCTAGCGTTGAAAGTCCCAGCAACGTATGCAACAGGCCACTGTCACGAATATAAATCTTTGGCGCTTTGACGAGCCGTTTCCCGATATTGCCGTACCAGGGCCGGAGCGTGCGAACGAGCAGCAAATCCTCCAGAAGCTCTACATAGCGTTTCGTTGTACGTGACGACAGGTCAAGGCTGCCGGCAAGCTGGGCAATATTGACTTGTCCGCGCTGATGATGCGCCAGCATCGTCCAGAGGCGGCGCAAAGTCGATGCAGGAATACGCGGGCCGATTTGTGGAATATCTC
The Nitrospira sp. DNA segment above includes these coding regions:
- a CDS encoding ATP-dependent helicase; its protein translation is MMLMSPEAWRPHGIDDLEPRAWEALRETSQSVCVTAGAGSGKTEFLAQKATYLLQTGLCRDPKRILAISFKRDAAYNLADRVARRCPPEQARRLDSFTFDAFTKGLLDRFRLAIPEFLRPPLDYQIVFHQRRDYEQFLERHGFYGLQAGELESALATTRLPLNENEGTGGVYAAVTAYWREQYRNPAGVGLTFAMINRLVELVLRIHPGIRGAFQMTYPFIFLDEFQDTTSAQFQLLTTALDGSDSVLTAVGDDKQRIMGWAGAMPDGFSQFETTFSAGRVQLLSNWRSHEDLVRIQHVIACRIDPESECPEARAEREVHGDVAAIWEFGDPEAERSRLADWIAEEVESGNVEPHDIAILVRSHADRAEEDLAPALARRGIRLRNTARFVGDIDIQSLLGEELTAILMPLLRLGAKMRSPEDWDRAQQTIQFLESLDPDDGPDQEQLQTRLGDFVRALRRSMREVDLNPDSASEMVRRVLDFVGVSLVRQNIPAYRRQHDFERVWNGFVALLRECAQGASSWDEVLNEFEGVGQVVLMTIHKSKGLEFHTMIFYGLDNQTWWSLTPNQREELNSFFVAFTRAKQRAFFTFCSERGQPIAWIENLLAPAGLRRIQRGTD
- a CDS encoding tyrosine-type recombinase/integrase, with the protein product MAPFAPEQCALIRTLLAAEKKIRDLALFNTAIDTMLRASDLLPLRVIDVTDHNGDVVHEFTIRQKKTGAGHVVALSPETRNSIADWLLASDKNKDPEAFLWTSIGNRKTGRHLTREQYANLVKKWSSLARVDPRRHSTHSMRRTKSAAIYDKTQNLAACQHLLGHKSIGSTAHYLGVDQRKALDLAKRIKI
- a CDS encoding DUF1778 domain-containing protein; translated protein: MPRVAIDDNKRMNLRVRPEQKATLVRAAALSNTDLTNFVLQPALREAKRVIEEAERLMLSERDSLTVLKLLETPPPPNARLRKALASLATEP
- a CDS encoding GNAT family N-acetyltransferase yields the protein MSVPAWHEEPIAKHHDRKAFDCGDAAMNEFLHRYARQSHDAGGAKTFLAIDNADNTTVLGFYSLAPGALAYADTPEMVRRGLARHDVPGFRLARLATHVRLQGKGLGGQLLAAAGRRCLRAAASVGGVILIIDAKNERAADWYTAYGAVPLATTPRTLVMSLATFAPALKAKGRG
- a CDS encoding ATP-binding protein, whose product is MIKRHAQDKIMNLLQIFPAVGILGPRQAGKTTLALQIANTLRPEPIYLDLEDEGDRLKLSDPRYYFKTHEGRLIILDEIQRLPEIFTTLRGVIDRRRRAGEKSAQFLILGSASLDLLQQSSESLAGRIAYRELGGITAWEGAQDKKLSADMLWVRGGFPSSLLATSDAESFEWRKTFIRTYLERDIPQIGPRIPASTLRRLWTMLAHHQRGQVNIAQLAGSLDLSSRTTKRYVELLEDLLLVRTLRPWYGNIGKRLVKAPKIYIRDSGLLHTLLGLSTLEDILGHSIAGASWEGFALENLLSVLPDDALPWFYRTAAGAEIDLVIEQGTRRRIAIEIKRSLAPKPAKGFYIGCEDIHATHRFVVYPGKDTFSLSEHLTVAPLVDVMETLQELTNTT